A stretch of the Rosa rugosa chromosome 5, drRosRugo1.1, whole genome shotgun sequence genome encodes the following:
- the LOC133711802 gene encoding cyclic nucleotide-gated ion channel 1-like — MNHSKEEENYIEMSSHQDIDHAVENANVQAGEVNVTKKKWERMLLSVSFWNKISVLACMIAVSIDPLFFYIAFLDRDKVCLGTDKRLRTVVLITRSLTDFTFLFHIVYQLREAVKAVASVSKPKLVQRGNSNLFNWFGYAKAIAKKLSWSSFLTDIFAILPIPHVLILALFYAPNYGFSENKMTLNYMLLAQYVPRMYRIFTSSKLFRKNSSMWVKAAFYFFMYILSSHVIGAFWYFSSVQIEAVC; from the exons ATGAATCACTCAAAGGAGGAGGAAAACTACATCGAAATGAG CTCTCACCAAGATATAGATCATGCTGTCGAAAATGCTAACGTGCAAGCCGGAGAAGTAAATGTAACAAAGAAGAAATGGGAAAGAATGCTGCTTTCAGTTTCATTTTGGAATAAGATATCTGTGCTTGCATGTATGATTGCAGTCTCAATCGATCCTTTGTTTTTTTACATTGCATTTCTTGATCGTGATAAAGTGTGCCTCGGAACGGACAAAAGGCTGAGGACTGTAGTCCTCATCACGCGATCACTCACAGATTTCACGTTCCTGTTTCATATTGTGTATCAACTTCGTGAAGCTGTGAAAGCAGTGGCCTCTGTGTCCAAGCCCAAGCTGGTACAGAGAGGCAACTCAAATCTCTTCAACTGGTTTGGATACGCCAAGGCAATAGCTAAGAAGTTGTCATGGAGCTCTTTCCTAACTGACATTTTCGCTATTCTTCCAATTCCTCAC GTGCTAATATTAGCTCTCTTTTATGCTCCCAATTATGGATTTTCAGAGAACAAAATGACTTTGAATTACATGCTTCTCGCACAATATGTTCCAAGAATGTATCGGATCTTCACCTCGTCTAAGCTGTTTAGAAAAAATAGTAGCATGTGGGTCAAAGCTGCATTCTATTTTTTTATGTACATCCTCTCAAGTCAT GTAATTGGAGCCTTTTGGTACTTTAGTTCTGTTCAAATCGAGGCAGTATGTTAg